Genomic segment of Panicum virgatum strain AP13 chromosome 9N, P.virgatum_v5, whole genome shotgun sequence:
CCAAACTGATACATGATTGCAAGTTGACGTAGAGAGCCGCACCTTTCGTTTACAAGGTGGAGGATCGGATAAAATGGACCAGCAAGCAGAGCCAAGAAACGCACACTGCTCTCTGGGGAGTCTGTGATGTTATTAAGGTCAGCCTGCACTAAATGTACAGGAGCCTGTTAAAATGGCAATGCACACCATTCATCGAGAAGTGGCAATTCAGCTAGGAGCGTGGAAGAGTGACGTCACCTCAATCTGGGGCAGAAATGGAGTCAGCCTGCTCGCAATGTCTTTGAGCAACTAGAGTGAATGGGGGCAGGAATGCATCAGGAACTCATGACATGGGGAACCCaaagccaaaggggtaaaaggAAACAGAATAGTAAGAAAACAACCTGGAGGTGCATGTTGTGAGACGAGGGTTGTTTGGCGGATGTGATTTGTGGGAGCAAGTAGCTGAGCACAGGCTGGAGCTCAGGTTCGAGACCAGGCACGGGGATGCCATAGAGctggatgaagaagatggcgatGGGATTGCCGCGCAGGCAGGAGATGCGGAGGTAGCGGCACGGGGTGTGGTTGGCGGGGTAGACCACGTCGCGCTTGGGGGCCTCGCAGCGCGGGCGCACCTTGATGAAGGCATCGGGCTTGTAGCGCAGTCCGGCGGTGAGCTCCCATTCGAGGACCGACTTGTTGTAGATGCGGACGTGGGAGAGGAGGCACGGCTCCTGCAAGCAGCTCGCCCTTGTAAATTGTAATCCTTGGTAGGTGAGCGAGAAACTACTCAATTCGATTCCCAATCCATCGGATtgggaggggaggaagaagaagatgcagCGAGCGGCGACCTGGAGCTCAAGGAGGATCCATTCCTTGGTGTTGGTGGCGGTGGACCAGTGGGAACGCAGGTCGGCCTCCAGCAGGTTCCCGGCCTTCTGCGACGGCGACTCACGAGAGGACGCCTTCACCCGGAAACCCAGCGCCACGACGCCATCACCCCactccgccgccgtctccctctccggcggcgccaacgccgccgcctccatcagCTCCGATTAGTCTCCCTCCCCGCACCCCACTCCCTCGCCTCTTCTCCAGTGAAGGCTGAGGGACTCGAGCAAGACGATTCTCCGGCAACAGTTGGGCTGGGCTTCGAGGTACGATATTGGACTGAGGCCCATTCCTCATTTTGGGCTACTTTACTACAAGTACGCATTCGATTAAAAGGCTAAACCAGTTTGcaatttcaaataaaaataaCAGTTTGcaatttcaaataaaaataaCAGTTTGCAATAGTAACGGGCACCCTTCTAATCTACTATAGGCGTGATTTAACCTTGTTAATCTGGAGCCAATAAATAGGCACCTTGGTAACCTTGAACCAATAAACAGGCTAACCATTTCAAAATTATAGGATGTAATTGGTACCACTGAATTCATATTTGAGAGTACTTTTATGTGATACCAATTTTAAGAGAAATAAAAGTGAAAATATGTTTTTACATACCTCATCCGATCCAACCGCACTTTAccaaaagaaaagcaaaggagCGAGTATTATGCCAACTCTATAGTTATTAGCAACGTGGTATGAGAAATAATGATCAAACTATGTTCTTAGATGAAAGAAGAGGAAGTACTATGCCAAATTTTATGACCAATTGCAACATAATACTCTCTACTATCTAAATTATAACGTAAactctccatttcaaattacAGATCATTTTAACTTTTCTAGATCCATAATTTTTGTTGTGCATATAGATACACTGTCTAAATACCATGTATCTAGAAAATTAAAAcaatttataatttggaacggatggagtagaAGATGAGAAAAATATAGTCAAAACACGTTTTCCTGAAAACCACAACAGGTGGTGTGAGTACATTACTGCATTAGCACGTATACGTACCACATGCTGTTATGAGTACGTTACAGCATTACACACAAGAATGGATAATACTGCAGTGTCTCGAGTTCTGATTCCGATATGTATATCCATTGTCATCTCGATTCTTTTCCTACTACTGGTCCCAATCAATTCTGAATGGCCCCCGTTTATTCAAACCTGACTTAGGCCCCTTCCTGCTTCTATTCCTAACTCTAACTCCCTTCTCTTTTATATCTCCAACACAACCCATTATAATACCTACATGACACACGTCAGGTTTGCAATGCCTAAATGTGCAATACAACACAATACATAGTACATGCATAGAAACATCCTCAGTTTATTCACTCACTCGGAGGAGGAGGTTGCATGAGGCCTGGCCGCTGGAGCCTTTATCTATGTTTCCAAGTACACTGTATACGCTGTCAGAGATTCAAGCAAAGCCGCATCGTAGCGGCAGCCCAGTGCAGTACGAGCTTTACTCAATCCTCAAGCACCGGAACTATTGCCGATGACAATTCAATATGCGACATGCGAACTGCCCCAATCAGCCGTTCTGGGAGCTCCTCGTATGTATTACCCTGCAGACAATATTCAGTTCAGCACTGTGGCCAATGTTTTCTTTTAACTACACTCTGGCCAATGTTGAATGATTATTTCAGACAAACAAATGATTCAGCGTAAACAAATTATCGTCAAAGATGCCTACCTGGACAAGGAATGCCATGTCGACAACTAGCGTTGTTATCACACCACACACAAGACCCAAGACTCCATTCGCAACTGTAGATGAGCCAATGTCCACATCTATCTGCACATATCCATAGTGCAACATAAAAGATGTGTTAAGTCAGTCCAAGTCCAGATCCTATTTCATAGCTGAAAGGGAGATAAACATAAGCTTCGGAGATTTCTCCCCATCTTACTTCTAAGTAATTTGCTCCGCGGACATAGGTAATGTCAACTGCCTTGCCTAATAGACAAGGTGTGCTGCCAACACTTTGGCGGACAATCCATGAGCCCTGAGATTCAAGGTGCACTACGTCAGACAGAAAGATTTAAGTTCACCAAAAACTTAAAACAAAATTAAACTTAGCCTTTCTTTTGCCCTTCCTACTTCACTGATCACTTTTCACATGGACCTCACAGGATCTCTAAGGAATGATGGATAGTCATAGAGAATACATTACCTTAGGTACTGATGGTATCAGCTTGAACCTACTATTCCGAAATTCATCATCGCCATCAACAAAACGTTGCAATAAGGAATTCGGTACCAATTTCTTTGTAACAAAGTAGAAAACCATACTGTAGTTTGTTGTCCCAGGAACCTGCAAAAGCAAATAGTTGCATCATCAACAAAATTTACGGAAAAATGCAATGTCAGCATTTGATATCACCCATCATTGCTGGTCCACAAGTCACAACAATGAACAATGATAGTATTACAAGGTCCATCTATCATGAGCAACATCTGGAAATGAGTAGCATAATTAGCGGATTATCCTTTCAAACTAGTAGACTGTACGCACAATCCAAAAAAAGCATATGCATATAAAGGAAGATATGGAGCAAAAAAAAATGGCTTTGATCCATTTGATTCAGTAATGTCCATGGTAATACTTACTTGTAGATTTATAGCCAATGTGAATAGCCCCTTCTCAGCCGCCACCTAGAACCGAAGCAAAAGGTTAACAAAAGGGATAAAATAAAACTTAGTAGAAACTGAACTTCACCTCACCAATACATCCATGGTTAAATACAAAactcaaaagaagaaaaaaaaactatcagTAACTGACTCTAAATTGTATACACAGAAAAGCTAAACGTAATACCGCCTCTGCTCCAATGTACTCCCAAAAGTCATCTAAAACATCAACACGGCCTCCAATATGACACTCTCTCTGACTTGTAATTTTTTAAAGCATGATATTTTAAATAGAGAAAGTTATATATTATAAAACTATTTTCCACGATGAATCTAGTAAAACAAAGTGTTCTTAATCTAtataaattttcatatatagtCAAGCTAAAGAAGTTTGACTGACTACAATcctaaaacgacctacatttgaTTTGGAAGTAGTAAGAAGGAACAAAAACATGGCTCTTGGTGCAACAAATGATGCTGTGTTAACACCACGTCCAAGCATCATTTTATGCGCCTATCAACAAGGACTTCCACAGACAGTAGCAACAATAGTTCAGTTTCAAAAACAGAGGGCTTGTTCTCCATGGTGAGGGTGTTCATGATATCAGAATTCAAACACGAACTCACTTGAACAGCACAGCCTTTTCTTCTAGCAACATGGTCCATTCGCTTTGTATCTTTGAACCAGTCAACAGCAACAAGTTCCATAAGAGGCTTTCCTGCAGGGACCTGTCAATGAAGAATAAAAATCATAAATAATAGGGCCTAGAAAACAGCCAAAATGATGCTACAGCAGTGCTAGCAAGATAATGAGTGCGGCTAGATGAGGAAGATCAAAACCTTGCTTTTATCATATACAAAATTCTTGCTTCGAACTCTGAAGTTATTCCCATCGGAGATTCTCCAGCAGTCACGACTGTTATCACGGTCATCCCGACGTAAATTCCCAGAGAACCCAGATAAATCAATATGATCTGAATCCTCCTCATCCCGCCCTAGATAGAGTTCATAAGGTGAGCTAGAACATGTGAAGTATGCTGTTGTTTGTGCAGATAATGGAATATCAATATACCTGGCTGCTTAACATTTTCAGCATCCTCACGGGTAGATGGCTGCATGGAAAACATAGTCTTGTTTTAAAAATGACATAAAAAGTCCACTGGAAAAACTATAAGCAATTCATCAACCTCTTGTTCAGATTCAGGTATCAGAAATTCGTCATCTTCATCAGACTCCTCCTCAAGAACTGTAGAATGTCTGCTTGGATCCATTGGTAGGCTGGTTTGCGTAGTATTCTCTTGTGCTTTTCTTCCTTTCTTAGAAGAAGCAGATGGAGTCATGTTGACCATAACAGGAATCCTAGGAAGCACTTGACTCTCATCACTTTGTGAAAACCATTCCCTGAGACCTGTAAGGGGAGAAAAAATCACAATGAATAATACAACCACATCATTTTCAGTTTCCCAGAAAATGAGGGGAAAAACATGCTGGGCATCCATAGCAATAAGTGATATGTCTTAGCAAAATGAAAATTTGCTACTTGCTAAGATGGTAAAATACATGCTGAATACATGAAGGCAATGAATCTAGCGATATGCCAATTTTTTGTGGCATTATGCAACTTAATGATAGTGCAAAAATTATGTGATATGCTTAAATGTTCATGCACAAGAAAAGCTCTGCAACAGTCTCCTAAGCTTGTGTCATGCATGTCAGTATATGGTGGCATGCATAAGGATTATTCTTAACTCTTAGGGTAAAAGAGGGATTGTACATGGCAACCCCACTGAGCTGCAGCCTAGAAGTAGGATGCGgagtgggagaggcttcagaaACTGAGGAATTCTACAGGGATAATCTGTTGGCAGGACCTAAGGTAGTAACTGGCAATAGCCTTGTAACGAATAATGATTTGTTGAAAGTGGATCTCCAAACTGTATGAAGAACTAGGcaagaaaaataagaaatcGTTTTCTCCAAAAGCATCTTCAACAGAAAACATATACTACTAGACTAATGGTTAGTAAGATGCCAGAATTTATCACAGTAACAATCATTTTACAGACCCTGGAAAGGAACCCATTAATGCATCTGATGTTACATGCAATTTGTCAGCTCTGAGCCACCCAAAATGACCAAACATAAAGGTTTATGGACACTGGTCAAGCCAGCAGCCTCGCACAACAAGGTCTCATCTCAATTGAGCATACCAAATCCTATCCAAGAACAAGATAAATCAAATGCTTTCCCTGAGTACTATCATACAGAAATAAATTAAGATACCACGCAAAAACTCATTTCAGAAGCTTATTACCAGCAACACTATTCAGCATATGAAGGAGGCAATGCTGCTGAAATGAAGGTACATAACCAACCCCCCAACCCTTCAAATCTATCTGCATAAGATGCTGCACTTGTGTTCGGATTCTTCCGTTACGGGATTTCAGTGGAGAAATGTTGAAGCCACCAcctacaattaatgcaaaagagaagaaaagaagttAGGAAAAGAAAGGCCTGGTTGCTATACATCAACATAAGTTGCAAATGTTGTGCTGTATTGAATTCGTCAGAGCAATCTCCTTACTCTCAATATGTGCCCTCACAAATCCTGGTTGTGGGCCACAGTTTGGGTGCTCTCTGGATTGAAACAGAACAACTGCAAATAAACATTACTAAATACATCAAATAGAAGTCATA
This window contains:
- the LOC120693530 gene encoding protein ENHANCED DISEASE RESISTANCE 2-like; this encodes MSSSSSVVYEGWMVRYGRRKIGRSFVHTRYFVLEPRMLSYYKRKPQHKADKVGWKLPIKSLPIDGNCRVEDRGLKMHHGHMLYVLCVYNKREKHNRITMAAFNIQEALIWKEKIEMVIDQQQGAAQSDGNRAISSSQQKASLENGRKSSSSDHESLYSNEEEEEEEENQRSLLRRTTIGNGPPESLYDWTRENDLGISNQGSPDQVFSRGHWRLVRCQNGLRIFEELQDVDYLARSCSRAMKAVGVVEASCEAIFQLVMSMDTTRFEWDCSFQYGSLVEEVDGHTAILYHRLQLDWFPMVVWPRDLCYVRYWRRNDDGSYVVLFQSREHPNCGPQPGFVRAHIESGGFNISPLKSRNGRIRTQVQHLMQIDLKGWGVGYVPSFQQHCLLHMLNSVAGLREWFSQSDESQVLPRIPVMVNMTPSASSKKGRKAQENTTQTSLPMDPSRHSTVLEEESDEDDEFLIPESEQEPSTREDAENVKQPGRDEEDSDHIDLSGFSGNLRRDDRDNSRDCWRISDGNNFRVRSKNFVYDKSKVPAGKPLMELVAVDWFKDTKRMDHVARRKGCAVQVAAEKGLFTLAINLQVPGTTNYSMVFYFVTKKLVPNSLLQRFVDGDDEFRNSRFKLIPSVPKGSWIVRQSVGSTPCLLGKAVDITYVRGANYLEIDVDIGSSTVANGVLGLVCGVITTLVVDMAFLVQGNTYEELPERLIGAVRMSHIELSSAIVPVLED